From the genome of Lawsonella clevelandensis, one region includes:
- a CDS encoding ABC transporter ATP-binding protein, which translates to MSTDIRDVTYRYPTSRPGTPAPITNLNLTIQPGESVLICGGSGSGKSSVIRLLNGLIPKYHEGTLTGQVVHTSTNGNEHIISHEELFETGRFTATVFQNPRTQFFTTNVTSELAFACENYGMNPQDIKDRMMRVVNEINIPHLLGKNLFHISGGEKQRVACGCSMMSEPDLYLFDEPTSNLSPQAIDEFREVYASLRRKGATLVVAEHRLYFLRGLVDRVIIMTDGRIEREMTGDEFWALTDDERSQYGLRDLTAPPEPELPTIVANGNATKLPPTLVPTLAPSTTSDDGGSADSVSEPTALEIRNLQFSYGKKLVLDIPELRLPAGKVIVVAGPNGAGKSTFASVLTGLEKARGTISYRGEKLTPKKRLAHSYMVMQDVHRQLFGTTVRGEVTVDSAASFVDPAQVDGLLAEFDLLHLADRHPMSLSGGQKQRVVIATAKACQKDIVVFDEPSSGLDYQHMVAIAHALRELAAHGKVVLVITHDYELMNLCGDLILHLNKLSY; encoded by the coding sequence ATGAGCACCGACATCCGTGACGTCACCTATCGTTACCCCACCAGCCGGCCAGGCACTCCCGCCCCCATCACCAACCTCAATCTCACTATTCAACCAGGGGAGTCAGTGCTCATTTGCGGCGGCTCTGGGTCCGGCAAAAGCTCCGTCATCCGCCTCCTCAACGGTCTCATCCCCAAGTATCACGAGGGGACCCTCACTGGTCAGGTTGTACACACCTCCACTAACGGTAACGAGCACATCATTAGCCACGAGGAACTCTTTGAGACCGGCCGTTTTACCGCGACGGTCTTTCAGAATCCCCGCACCCAGTTCTTCACCACCAATGTCACCAGCGAGTTGGCCTTCGCCTGCGAAAACTACGGGATGAACCCGCAGGATATTAAAGACCGCATGATGCGTGTGGTCAACGAGATCAACATCCCCCATCTCTTGGGCAAGAACCTCTTCCACATTTCTGGTGGAGAGAAACAACGAGTCGCCTGCGGCTGCTCCATGATGAGCGAGCCGGATCTCTACCTTTTCGACGAGCCCACAAGTAATCTTTCCCCGCAGGCTATTGATGAATTCCGCGAGGTTTACGCCTCCCTGCGACGCAAGGGTGCCACTTTGGTGGTAGCCGAACACCGCTTGTACTTCCTTCGCGGGCTCGTTGACCGCGTCATTATCATGACGGATGGTCGCATTGAGAGGGAGATGACGGGCGACGAATTCTGGGCGCTGACGGACGATGAGCGTTCCCAGTACGGTCTCCGCGATCTCACTGCTCCGCCGGAACCAGAACTACCGACGATTGTCGCCAACGGCAACGCCACCAAGCTTCCCCCCACTCTTGTGCCCACTCTTGCGCCCAGCACCACGTCTGATGATGGTGGTTCTGCGGACAGCGTGTCGGAACCTACCGCGCTGGAGATCCGCAACCTGCAGTTCTCCTACGGAAAGAAGCTGGTTCTCGATATTCCTGAACTTCGCCTGCCTGCCGGCAAGGTCATTGTGGTGGCCGGCCCGAATGGGGCAGGGAAGAGCACCTTCGCCAGTGTCCTCACGGGCTTGGAGAAGGCGCGCGGCACCATCAGCTACCGTGGCGAGAAATTGACGCCCAAAAAGCGGCTCGCCCACAGCTACATGGTGATGCAGGACGTCCACCGGCAGCTCTTCGGAACTACCGTACGTGGCGAGGTCACAGTTGATTCTGCCGCTTCCTTTGTTGACCCCGCACAAGTGGATGGCTTGCTTGCGGAGTTCGATCTGCTTCACCTGGCAGACCGACACCCCATGTCACTGTCGGGTGGGCAAAAACAGCGCGTTGTTATTGCTACCGCCAAGGCCTGTCAAAAGGACATCGTGGTCTTCGATGAACCGTCATCTGGCCTGGATTACCAGCACATGGTCGCTATTGCGCATGCTCTGCGTGAACTGGCAGCGCACGGCAAAGTGGTACTGGTAATCACGCACGACTATGAACTCATGAATCTTTGTGGCGACCTTATTCTCCACCTCAACAAATTGAGTTACTAA
- a CDS encoding MptD family putative ECF transporter S component, translating to MTPFSKFTSKDLIYVGIFTVVYLILGFAFGALGALNPIMQAVGAMLGVIANGIVIMVFLTKVRRPGALFLLVLLAAVARILFGDAWPVVPMAIVFGVLADFVAWRGDYRNLNRNIFAYGLLSLAPVGSLLPMIYMGDEYFAKVAQHMGEDYSHSMQMLYTPGFIGVMTVIVFILALLGGFIGKLVVQRSFAHFDADAAAVTGQPSVAAEPGSNVGTVTDADDGTVSP from the coding sequence GTGACTCCATTTTCCAAATTCACCAGCAAAGACCTCATCTACGTCGGTATTTTCACTGTCGTCTACCTGATTCTTGGCTTCGCCTTCGGAGCCCTCGGCGCCCTCAACCCCATCATGCAGGCAGTTGGTGCCATGCTGGGCGTCATCGCCAATGGCATTGTCATCATGGTATTTCTCACCAAAGTGCGGCGCCCAGGAGCACTATTCCTGCTTGTCTTGTTAGCTGCGGTTGCGCGGATCCTTTTCGGTGACGCCTGGCCGGTAGTCCCCATGGCAATCGTCTTCGGTGTACTGGCAGACTTCGTGGCATGGCGAGGCGACTACCGAAACCTCAACCGCAACATCTTCGCTTATGGCCTGTTGTCGCTAGCCCCCGTGGGCTCCCTCCTCCCCATGATCTACATGGGTGACGAGTACTTTGCGAAGGTGGCACAGCACATGGGCGAAGACTACTCCCACTCCATGCAGATGCTCTACACCCCTGGGTTCATTGGCGTGATGACCGTCATTGTGTTCATTCTGGCACTACTTGGCGGTTTTATTGGCAAACTCGTTGTGCAGCGCAGCTTTGCACACTTTGATGCTGATGCTGCCGCAGTCACCGGGCAGCCGTCTGTTGCTGCGGAGCCCGGCTCTAACGTCGGTACCGTCACCGATGCTGACGATGGCACCGTCAGCCCCTAG
- the msrB gene encoding peptide-methionine (R)-S-oxide reductase MsrB yields the protein MSTTPATRVIYLAGGCFWGVEGYFQRLSGVVDTEVGYANGVSATTSYYDIAETGHAETLKLTYDPARISLVEILLHYFRIIDPLSLNQQGNDRGTQYRTGIYWEGTADDATSRAVRRFLNLQQANFSYPIRVEAEPLRNFCPAEDYHQDYLQKNPGGYCHISLAAADRPLDPTDYPAPSQEEILDTLTTEQFRVTQQKDTERPFSSEYDTLDEPGIYVDIVTGQPLFSSDDKYDAGCGWPSFTRPMVGDALHYEEDFSHGMHRVEVTSSRGESHLGHVFPDGPHAEGGQRYCINGASLRFVPLAQMEAEGYGRYLPFVTPREQ from the coding sequence ATGTCAACGACACCAGCAACTCGCGTTATCTACTTGGCAGGAGGCTGCTTCTGGGGAGTGGAAGGGTACTTTCAGCGTCTCTCTGGGGTGGTCGATACCGAAGTGGGCTACGCCAATGGCGTGAGTGCCACCACCAGCTACTACGACATTGCAGAAACTGGCCATGCCGAAACCCTCAAGCTCACCTACGACCCTGCGCGCATCAGCCTAGTGGAGATCCTGCTGCACTATTTCCGCATCATTGACCCACTTAGTCTCAACCAGCAAGGAAACGACCGCGGTACCCAATACCGCACCGGCATCTACTGGGAAGGCACAGCAGACGACGCCACCTCCCGCGCCGTTCGCCGCTTCCTGAACCTCCAACAGGCAAACTTCAGCTATCCCATCCGGGTAGAGGCGGAGCCACTCCGCAACTTTTGCCCGGCAGAGGACTACCACCAGGATTACTTGCAGAAGAACCCGGGTGGCTACTGCCATATCAGCCTCGCTGCAGCAGACCGCCCCCTTGATCCCACTGACTATCCCGCCCCCAGCCAGGAGGAGATTCTCGACACTCTCACCACGGAGCAGTTCCGTGTGACTCAGCAGAAGGACACTGAGCGCCCCTTCAGTAGCGAATACGACACACTCGACGAACCAGGTATCTATGTGGATATCGTGACGGGCCAGCCCCTCTTCTCCTCTGACGACAAGTATGACGCCGGTTGTGGCTGGCCCAGCTTCACCCGTCCCATGGTGGGAGACGCCCTCCACTATGAAGAGGATTTCAGCCACGGAATGCACCGTGTGGAAGTAACCTCCAGTAGGGGAGAGAGCCACCTGGGACATGTTTTCCCCGACGGCCCGCATGCGGAAGGCGGACAACGGTACTGCATTAACGGGGCTAGCCTACGGTTTGTTCCCCTCGCGCAGATGGAGGCGGAGGGCTACGGACGCTACCTCCCATTTGTCACACCCCGGGAGCAGTAA
- a CDS encoding ATP-dependent DNA helicase, translated as MGGQERAGQLRMAAAIDHAMVTGQHLAVQAGTGTGKSLAYLVPALRHAVESGKTVVVSTATIALQRQLCHRDLPLLVDALAEDLGRRPTFALLKGRNNYLCWNALHSAADPDTDDGGTHTLIPSQAGQQAQRVHEWAQDTETGDRDDLKPGVSDLVWRTVSVDTQSCIGASACPFGDECFAEQARQQAYRADIIVTNHAMLAIDAASPIDLLPDHDVVIVDEAHELESRVTNVISGTLSTAGLDILGKRLIHFLSDSDVDNFLESVERFSAALDSSPIGRWDTLDDTQVSALTLLRSTATTLLTTLGPVKDADIVNDPKNATAKKQAIGGLNQIVDVCDVVLAESPTHVVWMSVPERRGREIHVAPLSVAAVLRDHLFAESTVILTSATLQAGGSFRTMARQWGLPEEERETSPLTDMATSRDPNRAAHPREEEPNSGRRCYGGAHSPVAWSSLDVGSPFSHRTAGILYIARDLPRPLQGSTQPKVLERMEELVSAAGGRTLVLCSSRRAADDVAAYLDEHVPYPVLCQGQDTMSSLIADFAEQEESVLVGTLGLWQGVDVPGPSCSLVIIDRIPFPRPDDPLMSARLDFVNQHGGNGFMSVSAAHAALLLAQGTGRLLRSTTDRGVIAVMDSRLVTARYGSFLRQSLPPYWETTNTEVVLQSLRRITTQAD; from the coding sequence ATGGGCGGGCAGGAACGCGCCGGCCAGCTCCGCATGGCTGCGGCTATTGATCACGCCATGGTCACCGGCCAACACCTAGCAGTCCAGGCGGGAACGGGCACCGGAAAATCCTTGGCATATCTGGTCCCCGCGCTCCGCCATGCAGTGGAATCGGGGAAGACGGTGGTGGTCTCGACCGCCACTATCGCTCTGCAACGCCAGCTGTGCCACCGAGATCTGCCTCTTTTGGTCGATGCGCTGGCAGAGGACCTTGGCCGCCGTCCGACCTTTGCCCTTCTCAAAGGCCGGAACAACTATCTATGCTGGAACGCTCTCCACAGTGCAGCAGACCCCGACACAGATGATGGCGGCACACACACCCTCATTCCCTCCCAGGCAGGCCAGCAAGCCCAACGAGTCCACGAATGGGCACAGGACACCGAAACTGGAGACCGCGACGACCTGAAACCCGGCGTCTCAGACCTTGTGTGGCGAACCGTCTCTGTGGATACACAATCCTGTATCGGCGCATCGGCCTGTCCATTCGGAGACGAGTGCTTCGCGGAACAGGCCCGCCAGCAGGCCTACCGGGCGGACATTATCGTCACCAACCACGCCATGCTGGCAATTGACGCTGCCTCCCCCATTGACCTACTCCCCGACCATGACGTCGTTATCGTCGATGAGGCCCACGAGCTCGAGAGCCGCGTCACCAATGTCATCTCCGGCACACTATCCACCGCCGGCCTCGATATCCTGGGTAAACGCCTCATCCATTTCCTCAGCGACAGTGACGTCGACAACTTCCTCGAGAGCGTGGAACGCTTCTCCGCCGCCCTGGACTCCAGCCCCATTGGCCGGTGGGATACGCTGGACGACACCCAAGTATCCGCACTGACCCTCCTTCGCTCCACTGCTACCACCTTGCTGACTACCCTCGGTCCGGTGAAGGACGCAGACATCGTCAACGATCCCAAAAACGCCACCGCAAAGAAACAAGCCATCGGCGGTCTCAACCAGATTGTCGACGTGTGCGATGTGGTGCTTGCCGAATCCCCCACCCACGTTGTCTGGATGAGCGTACCGGAACGCCGCGGTCGTGAAATCCATGTCGCCCCGCTTTCCGTTGCTGCAGTACTGCGTGACCACCTGTTTGCTGAGTCCACCGTCATCCTCACCTCGGCGACTCTGCAGGCAGGCGGTTCTTTCCGCACCATGGCCCGACAGTGGGGGCTACCTGAGGAAGAACGGGAAACCTCCCCCCTCACCGACATGGCGACATCTCGGGATCCCAATCGGGCAGCACATCCACGGGAGGAGGAACCCAACAGTGGCCGGCGATGCTATGGTGGGGCGCACTCCCCTGTGGCATGGAGCAGCCTGGACGTGGGGTCTCCGTTCTCCCACCGCACGGCAGGAATCCTCTACATTGCGCGGGATCTCCCCCGTCCGCTGCAAGGTTCCACTCAGCCCAAGGTACTCGAACGGATGGAAGAGCTCGTCAGTGCGGCCGGTGGACGCACCTTAGTATTGTGCAGTTCGCGGCGTGCCGCCGATGATGTCGCCGCCTATCTGGATGAACATGTTCCCTACCCGGTATTGTGCCAAGGTCAAGACACCATGAGCTCACTCATCGCCGACTTCGCCGAGCAGGAAGAAAGTGTCCTCGTGGGCACCCTCGGGCTGTGGCAAGGTGTGGATGTCCCAGGGCCGTCCTGTTCCCTCGTCATTATTGACCGGATACCCTTCCCCCGGCCGGATGATCCACTCATGTCCGCTCGGCTTGATTTCGTCAACCAGCACGGTGGGAATGGCTTTATGTCCGTCTCTGCCGCTCATGCTGCCCTACTTTTAGCGCAGGGGACAGGCCGGCTTCTGCGCTCAACAACCGACCGGGGTGTTATCGCTGTGATGGACTCGCGATTGGTGACGGCGCGCTACGGCAGTTTCCTCCGGCAGAGTCTTCCCCCTTATTGGGAGACCACCAACACTGAGGTGGTGCTGCAGTCGTTGCGGCGTATTACCACACAGGCAGACTAG
- a CDS encoding nicotinate phosphoribosyltransferase, protein MNTYRGAPALLTDMYELTMVDAALTAEKASGTPVASRLSTFEIFGRRLPHDRRYGVVVGTGRLLDHLQNFRFTDEQVDFCSGFLSEETLEWMRNFRFSGSISGYREGDLYFPGSPILTLQGTFAECQVLETLALSVLNHDCAIGTAAARMAAAADGRAIIEMGARRTHEESAVASARAAYIAGFSSTSDMAAGYRWSIPVGGTSAHSFTLLHTSNNQPDEKAAFRHQVEAMGTDTTLLVDTYDITQGVANAIEVAGPQLGGVRIDSGDLGVLARQVRQQLDSLGAHNTHIVVSGDLDEYSIAALRAEPVDAYGVGTSLVTGSGAPTAELVFKIVEVDGQKVAKRSSHKETRGGSKQGFRTSRATGTMVSEIVTPLGAAAPDTGTLNCDKLTIDYVVDGEVQQNLPTLDDARSLLYDNLKQLPWEGLSLSRGEPAIPTQFVGF, encoded by the coding sequence ATGAACACTTACCGTGGCGCCCCTGCGCTGCTGACGGATATGTATGAACTCACTATGGTGGATGCTGCTCTCACCGCAGAAAAGGCGAGTGGCACCCCAGTAGCAAGCCGCCTCTCCACCTTCGAGATTTTCGGTCGACGTCTCCCTCATGACCGCCGCTACGGAGTTGTCGTCGGTACCGGACGTCTGCTCGATCACCTTCAGAACTTCCGATTCACCGACGAACAGGTCGACTTCTGCAGCGGTTTTCTTTCTGAGGAGACACTCGAGTGGATGCGCAATTTCCGCTTCTCCGGCAGCATCAGCGGCTACCGGGAAGGCGACCTCTACTTCCCCGGCTCCCCCATCCTGACTCTGCAAGGCACATTCGCCGAATGCCAAGTGCTAGAAACTCTCGCCCTCTCCGTTCTTAACCACGATTGTGCCATCGGCACTGCCGCGGCACGCATGGCAGCTGCCGCCGATGGCCGCGCCATCATCGAAATGGGCGCCCGCCGGACGCATGAGGAAAGTGCCGTCGCCTCCGCCCGCGCAGCCTACATCGCCGGCTTCAGCAGCACCTCTGACATGGCGGCCGGCTACCGATGGAGCATTCCCGTCGGGGGAACATCGGCACACTCCTTCACCCTGCTGCACACCTCCAACAATCAGCCAGACGAAAAAGCCGCCTTCCGCCACCAGGTGGAGGCTATGGGGACGGACACCACGCTGCTGGTGGACACCTACGACATTACGCAAGGTGTCGCCAATGCCATTGAAGTTGCTGGCCCACAGCTGGGGGGCGTCCGCATTGACTCCGGCGACTTGGGTGTATTGGCCCGCCAGGTCCGCCAACAACTCGACTCTCTAGGAGCCCACAACACGCACATTGTGGTGTCCGGCGACCTCGACGAGTACTCGATCGCTGCGCTGCGCGCCGAACCCGTCGACGCCTACGGTGTTGGCACTTCTCTAGTGACGGGGTCGGGTGCACCAACCGCCGAACTCGTGTTCAAGATTGTTGAAGTGGACGGCCAAAAAGTAGCCAAACGCTCCAGCCATAAGGAAACCCGCGGTGGCAGCAAGCAAGGCTTCCGGACCTCCCGCGCTACCGGCACGATGGTGTCCGAGATCGTCACCCCACTGGGCGCGGCAGCCCCCGATACCGGGACACTGAACTGCGACAAGCTCACCATTGACTATGTAGTAGATGGCGAAGTGCAGCAGAACCTACCTACTCTCGATGATGCTCGCAGCCTGCTCTACGACAACCTCAAGCAACTACCCTGGGAGGGGCTCTCCCTCTCCCGCGGTGAGCCCGCTATCCCCACCCAATTTGTGGGCTTCTAG
- the murI gene encoding glutamate racemase: protein MGGKTAPIGVFDSGVGGLTVARAIIDQLPQEPIFFVGDGAHGPYGNQTMEAVCGHAVAIGDYLVEQGCKALVIACNTATAAAYETFLGRYDVPVVQVISPAVRTAVATTRTGRVGVIATQATVDSGAYEREFARVCGQQAGDGPLVTVSSVACPRFVDFIERGITTGRQVLGLAEGYLSPLQEVGVDTLVLGCTHYPLLSGIIQMAVGRDVTLINSAEETAKDVVRLLTEQDLLAPGELGAEGCTTDVTGVADATGVAAPLRRFETTGDPVLFERLAHRFLGPVVGSVAATRLLAE from the coding sequence GTGGGGGGCAAAACCGCACCTATTGGTGTTTTTGATTCGGGGGTGGGGGGTCTGACCGTGGCGCGTGCCATTATTGACCAGCTACCCCAGGAGCCCATTTTTTTTGTTGGTGACGGTGCGCATGGCCCCTACGGGAACCAGACAATGGAGGCGGTGTGTGGGCATGCGGTAGCCATCGGCGACTACTTGGTCGAACAAGGATGTAAGGCGCTTGTCATCGCCTGTAATACCGCTACTGCGGCCGCCTATGAGACATTCCTGGGCCGCTACGATGTTCCGGTGGTGCAGGTTATTAGTCCGGCGGTACGTACGGCTGTGGCTACGACGCGTACTGGCCGAGTTGGTGTTATTGCTACACAGGCGACGGTGGACTCCGGTGCCTATGAGCGGGAGTTCGCGCGTGTGTGCGGTCAGCAGGCAGGGGACGGTCCTCTGGTGACGGTTTCGAGTGTTGCCTGCCCGCGTTTCGTCGATTTTATTGAGCGGGGGATTACGACTGGTCGGCAAGTGTTGGGTTTAGCGGAGGGCTACTTGTCTCCTCTGCAAGAGGTAGGGGTTGATACTCTCGTGCTGGGCTGTACCCACTATCCGTTGCTGTCTGGCATCATCCAGATGGCTGTGGGGCGAGATGTCACCCTGATTAACTCTGCTGAGGAGACGGCGAAGGATGTGGTGCGGTTGTTGACTGAACAAGATCTGTTGGCGCCGGGCGAGCTAGGCGCGGAGGGGTGCACCACGGATGTGACGGGCGTGGCAGATGCGACGGGCGTGGCAGCTCCGCTGCGGCGTTTTGAGACGACGGGTGATCCGGTTTTATTCGAGCGGCTTGCGCATCGTTTTTTGGGACCTGTGGTGGGGTCAGTGGCCGCTACTCGGCTGTTAGCGGAGTAG
- a CDS encoding MBL fold metallo-hydrolase — translation MRLTVVGCSGSVVSSHSPASCYLLQSAGHRPIIMDIGNGSMGGLQDLADPSDCDLVLSHLHPDHVADISSLIVWRRYSHKSTDTSATVLGPSTFLEKVGEWFADDYGTRHDLTDTFDFRPWDLAASQSLNGFTFRAFRADHPGEAYCMRVTEDSTGATFCFSGDTGPANGIRTASAGVDVFLCEATWTTQPHLPEHMHMTGTLAGELATDNKVGRLLLTHVSPWTDKEAVLAEALAATTVPVELVTPRAVYEW, via the coding sequence ATGCGATTAACTGTTGTTGGATGTTCTGGAAGTGTGGTGAGTTCCCACTCACCCGCCTCTTGCTACCTCCTGCAGTCCGCAGGGCACCGTCCCATCATTATGGATATCGGCAATGGTTCCATGGGGGGGCTGCAAGATCTTGCCGACCCTAGCGACTGCGACCTCGTTCTGTCGCACCTTCACCCCGATCACGTTGCCGACATCTCCAGTCTTATCGTGTGGCGTCGCTACTCTCACAAATCCACCGATACCTCAGCAACGGTATTGGGGCCCTCTACCTTCCTCGAGAAAGTGGGGGAATGGTTTGCGGACGATTACGGCACCCGCCATGACCTCACCGATACGTTTGATTTCCGCCCTTGGGATCTCGCCGCGTCCCAGAGCCTTAACGGCTTCACATTCCGGGCCTTCCGCGCCGACCACCCGGGTGAAGCGTACTGTATGCGGGTGACGGAGGACTCTACTGGTGCGACGTTCTGTTTCTCCGGCGATACTGGTCCCGCTAACGGTATTCGCACAGCAAGTGCTGGTGTTGACGTGTTTCTCTGCGAGGCCACCTGGACGACACAGCCCCACCTGCCGGAGCATATGCACATGACGGGCACGCTGGCGGGGGAGCTCGCGACCGACAACAAAGTGGGGCGGTTGCTCCTCACTCATGTGTCACCGTGGACCGACAAAGAAGCCGTATTGGCGGAGGCGCTGGCAGCAACCACCGTGCCCGTTGAACTGGTAACTCCGCGGGCGGTTTATGAGTGGTAG
- the rph gene encoding ribonuclease PH encodes MSTTVNSRADGRAVDELRPVSILRGFTENPAGSVLISMGNTRVMCTASVTKGVPRWRMGSGLGWVTAEYSMLPASTNERSQRESTRGKVGGRTHEISRLIGRSLRACIDLSALGENTIALDCDVLQADGGTRTASITGAYVALADAVTYLSSHGLIAKGNPLKTSIAAISVGVIDGEVRLDLPYEEDSRAEVDMNVICTGDGRLVEVQGTAEGEPFDRAVMDSLLDMGQLGCVELSKAQEEALAAHYPFPAKLGRGAYA; translated from the coding sequence GTGTCTACTACTGTAAATTCTCGCGCCGATGGGCGCGCTGTTGATGAACTCCGTCCTGTCTCTATCCTGCGTGGTTTTACAGAAAACCCAGCAGGCTCTGTGCTTATTTCGATGGGGAACACCCGTGTGATGTGCACAGCTTCCGTCACCAAAGGGGTGCCGCGTTGGCGTATGGGCTCCGGTTTGGGATGGGTGACGGCTGAATACTCGATGCTGCCGGCATCTACGAACGAGCGGTCGCAGCGCGAGTCTACGCGTGGCAAGGTGGGCGGCCGCACACATGAGATTTCTCGGCTTATTGGTCGGTCTCTGCGCGCCTGTATCGACCTATCTGCGCTGGGGGAGAATACTATCGCGTTGGACTGTGACGTCTTACAAGCGGATGGGGGCACGCGTACCGCCTCTATTACCGGTGCATATGTGGCCCTGGCAGACGCCGTCACCTACCTGTCCTCGCATGGACTCATCGCCAAGGGAAATCCGTTGAAGACCAGCATTGCCGCCATTTCGGTGGGGGTTATTGACGGTGAGGTGCGGCTGGATCTTCCGTATGAGGAGGATTCCCGTGCTGAGGTCGACATGAACGTTATCTGCACTGGTGACGGACGTCTGGTAGAAGTGCAGGGGACGGCTGAAGGCGAGCCTTTCGATCGGGCGGTGATGGATAGTCTGCTTGATATGGGGCAGCTGGGCTGTGTCGAGCTCAGTAAGGCACAAGAGGAGGCGCTGGCGGCACACTACCCGTTCCCCGCTAAATTGGGCCGCGGCGCATACGCCTAG
- a CDS encoding non-canonical purine NTP pyrophosphatase encodes MKLLVASRNTKKLTEVQRVLASADLASIEVVGLDTVEEFPETPETGATFAENSLIKARDGAVHSGWVTVADDSGLTVDALNGMPGVLSARWCGEHGRDQDNLELVLAQLRDVSEEHRGAAFVSAVAIVVPESFANSTELAERGLAPEMVVEGEWRGVLTSAPRGDNGFGYDPIFQPWDADGRTSAELSALEKDTRSHRGQALRAAVPLLRALAQLEVDSAAVSREAERC; translated from the coding sequence ATGAAACTGCTTGTTGCCTCCCGTAATACTAAAAAGCTCACGGAAGTTCAGCGTGTGCTTGCTTCTGCTGACCTTGCGAGCATTGAGGTGGTGGGGTTGGATACGGTGGAGGAGTTCCCCGAAACTCCCGAAACCGGGGCGACCTTTGCGGAGAATTCTCTCATTAAGGCCCGGGACGGTGCTGTTCACTCTGGTTGGGTAACAGTTGCAGACGACTCCGGTTTGACGGTGGATGCGTTGAACGGCATGCCGGGGGTTCTTTCGGCCCGCTGGTGTGGCGAGCACGGCCGTGACCAGGACAACCTGGAGCTTGTATTGGCGCAGTTGCGGGATGTTTCCGAGGAACACCGTGGGGCAGCGTTTGTTTCTGCGGTGGCGATTGTGGTGCCAGAATCGTTTGCGAATTCTACGGAGTTGGCGGAACGTGGGCTCGCGCCTGAGATGGTAGTGGAGGGAGAGTGGCGCGGCGTGCTGACGTCTGCGCCGCGCGGAGATAATGGCTTCGGCTATGATCCGATCTTCCAGCCCTGGGATGCAGATGGACGGACCTCTGCAGAACTGTCGGCGTTGGAGAAGGACACGCGTTCTCACCGCGGCCAGGCCCTGCGTGCGGCAGTACCGCTGTTGAGAGCCCTAGCTCAATTGGAGGTAGATTCCGCTGCCGTGAGCCGCGAGGCTGAGCGCTGCTGA
- the bcp gene encoding thioredoxin-dependent thiol peroxidase, which translates to MSTDIPHDKVRLSEGDTAPSFTLTDDHNNTVSLSDYAGKHVIVYFYPRADTPGCTKEACDFRDNLAQLNGSGIDVIAISPDKPEKLAAFRDKYELTFPLLSDPDKTVMQEWGAFGEKKNYGKVVQGVIRSTFLVDTDGTIALAQYNVKATGHVARIITELDV; encoded by the coding sequence ATGAGCACAGATATTCCACATGACAAGGTCCGCCTCTCCGAAGGCGACACCGCCCCCTCCTTCACCCTCACCGATGACCACAACAACACCGTCAGCCTCTCTGATTATGCAGGTAAACACGTTATCGTTTACTTCTACCCGCGCGCCGACACTCCTGGATGCACCAAAGAAGCCTGCGACTTCCGGGACAACCTGGCCCAACTGAACGGTTCCGGAATTGACGTTATTGCCATTTCCCCCGATAAGCCGGAAAAACTTGCCGCCTTCCGCGACAAGTACGAGCTCACCTTCCCCCTGCTCTCCGACCCTGATAAAACCGTCATGCAGGAGTGGGGTGCATTCGGAGAAAAGAAAAACTATGGCAAAGTCGTCCAAGGCGTCATCCGCTCCACCTTTCTCGTGGACACAGATGGCACCATTGCCCTAGCACAATACAACGTCAAAGCTACTGGCCACGTGGCACGCATCATCACCGAACTCGATGTCTAA
- a CDS encoding DUF3618 domain-containing protein, with translation MAQDFEAIELNIAVARDNLAATLDEIADRVNPTNVVEKGKAAAQDALQKVEVQIALGVAAAVILGTLVIRLARRK, from the coding sequence ATGGCCCAGGACTTCGAAGCTATTGAGCTGAACATTGCTGTCGCTCGCGATAACCTTGCCGCAACTCTTGATGAGATTGCCGACCGTGTTAATCCCACCAATGTTGTGGAGAAGGGCAAGGCTGCCGCTCAGGACGCGCTGCAAAAGGTCGAGGTTCAGATTGCGCTGGGTGTCGCCGCTGCCGTCATTCTTGGTACGCTGGTGATCCGTCTCGCTCGTCGCAAGTAA